Proteins found in one Chaetodon auriga isolate fChaAug3 chromosome 12, fChaAug3.hap1, whole genome shotgun sequence genomic segment:
- the mterf4 gene encoding transcription termination factor 4, mitochondrial isoform X2, giving the protein MCSSTSQSTLHSTHHSHELSRLSGTPDTGLSVCSLVEMGFTDTQAEQIYEDVSKIRGGSAATHALSTLTALFVLGLNPSSVLKLLNKCPELYTVKESQIQQRIANLRKLGLGEGSLQRVVAHYPQILTVPVKTIKNTVLFLREKCLFTVQQVTDILRESPAIVVENMGQLEYKFQYIYFRMGVKQAEMVKSRLFRFTLDEVRQRHCFLERRGLYQTPDKKGQTSIVNPKLDSILNINQETFLTEVAQASEEEYDVFKRLMTREWQEEEQGSIEADSDEDDEDAEEEDEEDEETGGKSGYRKRRKK; this is encoded by the exons ATGTGTTCTTCTACCAGCCAGAGTACTCTGCATTCAACACATCACAGCCATGAACTCAGTCGTCTGTCCGGGACGCCTGACACAGGGCTGTCCGTGTGCTCTTTGGTGGAAATGGGATTTACAGACACCCAGGCTGAGCAGATCTATGAGGACGTATCCAAAATCAGAGGAGGAAGCGCTGCCACACATGCTCTATCAACTCTCACAGCTCTGTTTGTCTTGGGCCTGAATCCTTCCAGTGTGCTGAAACTGCTGAACAAGTGTCCTGAACTTTACACTGTCAAGGAATCGCAGATTCAGCAGCGCATAGCCAACCTGCGGAAACTAGGTTTAGGTGAAG GCAGTCTTCAGAGAGTGGTGGCCCATTACCCCCAGATCCTGACTGTGCCTGTGAAGAccataaaaaacacagtgcTGTTCCTCCGGGAGAAGTGCCTGTTTACCGTCCAGCAGGTCACAGACATCCTCAGAGAAAGTCCGGCCATAGTGGTGGAAAACATGGGTCAGCTGGAGTACAAGTTTCAG TACATCTACTTCCGAATGGGCGTCAAACAGGCAGAGATGGTGAAGTCCAGGTTGTTCCGTTTCACTCTGGATGAGGTGCGCCAGCGACACTGTTTTCTGGAGCGCAGAGGTCTGTATCAGACGCCAGACAAGAAAGGACAGACGAGCATCGTCAACCCCAAACTGGACAGCATCCTCAACATCAACCAGGAAACCTTCCTCACAGAAGTTGCCCAGGCGTCAGAGGAGGAGTATGATGTATTTAAGAGACTGATGACTAGAGAAtggcaggaagaggagcagggcaGCATTGAAGCTGAtagtgatgaggatgatgaggatgcggaagaggaggatgaagaagatgaggagacTGGAGGAAAAAGTGGatacaggaagaggaggaagaaatga
- the LOC143328866 gene encoding putative G-protein coupled receptor 148, producing MFHTDRFFYFGHQEAAGGSSLHTIKHTLVRVSVSPLDKMVSSVLIVNLTQDWVDSLQRWHLDFFFIPTTVVTLATLLANPVLVTCIFLSRALRQETRYLLVANTLTADMLFLILNLAMLICNTVRIHIPWLVCELITAVTVTTCCSAILTVTLMVVDTYAAVRWPLRYHDILPPARTHCILVGVWVLAALYPFTLMIMMEVERGNTNEKVAVCLVLISLGFIQLKHMIGIYIYFFVAAVICALLIFYCYIRLYMVTRTQGIWQSRYSRARVTLLAHGVLLLLYFTPCFVFALELFLFHRKDISQDIRVWINTINMCVFMLLPRVFAPYLYGLRYREISVTLMQLLHQHRRLNSQITVS from the exons ATGTTCCACACAGACAGGTTTTTCTATTTCGGACATCAG gaagctgctggaggaagtAGTCTACACACCATAAAACACACCTTAGTCAGAGTGTCTGTGTCTCCATTGGACAAAATGGTGTCATCGGTACTGATTGTAAACCTCACGCAGGACTGGGTGGACAGTCTGCAGAGGTGGCATCtcgatttttttttcatccctaCCACAGTCGTCACTCTGGCCACCCTGCTAGCCAACCCCGTTCTCGTGACGTGTATTTTTCTGTCCCGTGCCTTGCGTCAGGAGACACGTTACCTGCTGGTGGCCAACACCCTGACAGCAGACATGCTCTTCCTCATCCTAAACCTGGCTATGCTGATCTGTAACACTGTGAGAATTCACATCCCGTGGCTGGTTTGTGAGCTGatcacagctgtcactgtcaccacCTGCTGCAGCGCCATCCTCACTGTCACCCTCATGGTGGTGGACACCTACGCCGCGGTTCGCTGGCCTCTCCGTTACCATGACATTCTCCCACCTGCCCGCACCCACTGCATACTGGTTGGGGTGTGGGTGCTGGCAGCCCTCTACCCTTTCACCCTGATGATcatgatggaggtggagaggggaaACACCAACGAAAAGGTGGCTGTGTGTCTGGTCCTCATCTCCCTCGGCTTCATTCAGCTCAAGCACATGATAGGGATCTACATCTACTTCTTCGTAGCAGCAGTCATCTGTGCTTTACTCATTTTTTACTGCTACATTCGGCTCTACATGGTAACAAGGACCCAGGGAATCTGGCAGAGCCGCTACTCCAGGGCCCGGGTCACGCTGCTGGCTCACGgggttctgctgctgctctactTCACCCCTTGCTTTGTCTTCGCCCTGGAGCTCTTCCTGTTCCATCGGAAGGACATAAGTCAAGACATTCGTGTGTGGATCAACACAatcaatatgtgtgtgttcatgctgctgCCCAGGGTGTTCGCTCCGTACCTGTATGGGCTGAGGTACAGGGAGATCTCTGTCACTctgatgcagctgctgcaccagCACAGGAGGCTCAACTCACAGATCACAGTTTCATAA
- the pask gene encoding PAS domain-containing serine/threonine-protein kinase: MSLSTEAHFGVSHSSRGKGDTICVVPDLSSDLLEDDFDLNKSYPCTQRPLYKKNLLALQRRYYPGSLTGECLDGCSSVATRNYQISSLHPASQGSAVSLPHPSTVSETEERLFSQLTSGDFDLLGSPSALNPNKVILTVNHKTMEILSANEQACKLFECTAIELIGKKLSCILKKTSQVLEEALEEDFPLADGTVAAVSGKVVDVVTTSGDVPVSVCTHRQSQSEEPWLVIMENVERVSAFLSFSQDGSILNCDLAFAQLHGYHHPNELKGASVKELIPSLQIPLRSNALPKMLRVQRVCGKSRSGASVPLCIKLQGAVVCKRPQHQNSGTGCTCPAESLERSDAQDKQTCSPLTSSVCMPVSSNPEHCEQPHGKETSTEIKVDSIVLSPGPALEYSGTVWAFAPLSGLLLLHPDGSIHSIHDHLALSLFGYNKDELLRKSVTFLMPGFYRWMSDLDRKASSFSDSQAEACKRTASSKISWKPDPSSLVAGDMAMVHQAVLGRTSTGRGRIFTGTSNRLEKQASTLSTLSPPAVTSTRVVMADDTTELMEEAAQVALCSSQLDSADSTQALLKTFAWVELSEEDTSSLVPSTPPQHTQEQQLSKKVHENDQPAIKIIPDTPTQHGNAVGRVGGTSPDVDKDHRSCASVLQNSSFEVISLESRSSSGFCEKFAGHGGSDPGQTEDSASAHIVDSASCFLDLNSNGDLVTRALADLNLSSSVELISSRGYNDDNQHSMTSCDTAELLRTPSPCVLGSDQEAEPVETGNAGVEARGGSSDEQKEKDEAEQDQWAAISSIHKEKSQGLCTQMNDGIQSVTDIPATSTPKKQKVNGHTLSSDSTQILEGRYERSAYHRDGTRVDVQCDVCKAHLSDGSFMFCVWISRLGQQGTLFQTDQSMYDQSGASLGERIGEASQGEALRSTMDLEQSRACDGQFEEEYQPLKAVGKGAFGFVWKAKRRCDGQEVVVKFISKARIVSDCWVDDPMLGRVSQEIAILTRVQHHNIVRVLEVFENGSYFQMVMEKHGDGLDLFEFIDMQPRLDEPLASYIFRQLVAAVFYLRTKNILHRDIKDENIIIDKCFHIRLIDFGSAALMAPRKLFYNFCGTLEYCSPEVLQGNPYEGPELEMWSLGVLLYTLLFSENPFCGVGEILEAKLKPPFPLSHDLHGVLCGLLHPDPAQRMTLDQLLLKPWISQAITLAEYSWTEVVPTTQSHCSPQYQESSPQVYVRQGLFPDQHDETLPTDEEEEDEDDRLSMVALETELQKYLCED, from the exons ATGTCGCTGTCGACTGAGGCTCATTTTGGGGTGAGCCATAGCAGCAGAGGTAAAGGAGACACTATTTGTGTGGTGCCCGACCTCTCCTCTGATCTCCTGGAAGATGACTTCGACCTGAATAAGTCCTACCCATGTACTCAGAGGCCGCTGTACAAGAAGAACCTTCTGGCGTTGCAACGTCGTTATTATCCAGGTTCCTTGACAG GTGAATGTCTGGATGGTTGCAGTTCTGTCGCAACAAGGAACTACCAAATCTCCAGCTTACATCCCGCCTCTCAAGGTTCTGCTGTCTCCCTGCCACACCCGTCCACAgtgtcagagacagaagaaaggtTGTTCAGTCAGCTAACCTCCGGAGATTTTGACCTGTTGGGATCTCCATCTGCTCTCAACCCAAACAAAGTCATTCTTACTGTCAACCATAAAACCATGGAG ATTCTTTCAGCAAACGAACAGGCCTGCAAACTGTTTGAGTGCACCGCCATTGAGCTGATTGGCAAAAAGTTGTCCTGTATCTTGAAGAAAACCAGTCAGGTCTTGGAAGAAGCATTGGAAGAAGATTTTCCACTTGCGGATGGAACTGTTGCAGCTGTGTCTGGAAAAGTG GTGGATGTTGTGACGACATCTGGAGACGTGCCAGTGTCAGTGTGTACCCACAGACAGTCACAAAGTGAAGAGCCCTGGCTTGTCATAATGGAAAATGTGGAGAGGGTGTCAGCCTTTCTGTCCTTTTCACAAGAT GGCAGCATCTTAAACTGTGACTTGGCATTTGCCCAGCTCCATGGATACCACCATCCCAACGAGTTAAAAGGAGCGTCTGTTAAAGAGCTAATCCCTTCTTTACAAATCCCGCTTCGCAGTAATGCATTGCCCAAA ATGCTGAGGGTTCAGAGAGTGTGTGGTAAAAGCAGAAGTGGTGCATCGGTCCCACTGTGTATCAAACTTCAGGGAGCAGTGGTATGCAAGAGGCCCCAACATCAAAACAGTGGGACCGGTTGCACCTGTCCAGCAGAGAGTCTTGAAAGATCAGATGCACAGGACAAGCAAACGtgctctcctctcacctcctctgtgtgcATGCCAGTAAGCTCAAACCCTGAACACTGTGAGCAACCTCATGGAAAAGAAACATCCACGG AAATCAAAGTGGACAGCATTGTCCTCTCCCCAGGTCCTGCGCTCGAGTACTCAGGAACAGTTTGGGCGTTTGCTCCTCTGAGCggtctcctcctgctccaccctGATGGTTCAATCCACAGCATCCACGACCACCTGGCTCTCAGTCTGTTTGGCTACAACAAGGACGAGCTGCTGAGAAAG AGTGTCACTTTTCTGATGCCTGGTTTCTATCGATGGATGTCTGACTTGGACAGAAAGGCCAGCTCCTTCTCTGATTCTCAAGCAGAGGCTTGTAAACGTACAGCCTCATCCAAAATATCATGGAAACCTG ACCCTTCCTCACTGGTGGCTGGCGATATGGCCATGGTGCATCAGGCCGTCCTGGGAAGAACCTCCACAGGGAGAGGCAGGATCTTCACCGGAACCAGCAACAGGCTGGAGAAACAGGCCAGCACTTTGTCTACCCTTTCTCCTCCCGCTGTCACCTCCACACGGGTGGTTAT GGCTGATGACACTacagagctgatggaggaggcAGCCCAAGTTGCTCTCTGCAGTAGCCAGTTAGACAGCGCAGATAGCACTCAGGCGCTCCTCAAGACATTTGCCTGGGTGGAACTTTCAGAAGAAGACACCTCCTCCCTGGTTCCCTCCACACCCCCACAGCATACCCAagaacagcagctcagcaaaAAGGTTCATGAAAATGATCAACCTGCCATCAAGATTATCCCAG ACACTCCCACTCAGCATGGAAATGCTGTTGGCAGGGTGGGTGGCACCTCCCCTGATGTAGACAAAGACCACCGCTCATGCGCCTCTGTCCTCCAAAACTCCAGCTTTGAGGTCATCTCGCTGGAGAGCAG GTCTTCCTCTGGCTTCTGTGAAAAGTTTGCCGGCCATGGTGGTTCTGATCCAGGCCAGACCGAGGACTCTGCCTCAGCACACATAGTGGACTCAGCCAGCTGTTTCCTGGACTTGAACAGCAATGGTGATCTGGTGACTCGGGCCCTGGCTGACCTCAATCTGAGCAGTAGTGTAGAGCTGATCAGCAGCAGAGGGTACAATGACGATAACCAACACTCCATGACATCCTGCGATACAGCTGAGCTCCTGCGTACACCCTCTCCATGCGTCTTAGGGTCTGACCAGGAAGCAGAACCTGTTGAGACTGGGAATGCTGGTGTAGAGGCGAGAGGCGGCTCAAGTGACgagcaaaaggaaaaagacgAGGCAGAGCAGGATCAGTGGGCAGCCATCTCTTCAATTCATAAAGAAAAGAGCCAAGGCCTCTGCACACAGATGAATGATGGGATTCAGTCAGTGACAGACATTCCTGCCACATCTACTCCTAAGAAGCAGAAGGTGAATGGACACACACTGTCCTCAGACAGCACACAGATACTGGAGGGGCGATATGAAAGAAGCGCGTACCACAGAGATGGCACGAGAGTAG ATGTGCAGTGTGATGTGTGCAAAGCTCACCTCTCTGATGGGAGCTTCATGTTCTGCGTGTGGATTAGTAGGCTTGGTCAGCAGGGGACACTCTTTCAAACAGATCAATCTATGTACGACCAATCAGGAGCCAGCCTGGGAGAG aGGATTGGTGAGGCCAGTCAAGGGGAGGCATTACGCTCCACCATGGACCTGGAGCAGTCTCGAGCCTGTGACGGCCAGTTTGAAGAAGAATACCAGCCTCTTAAAGCTGTGGGTAAAGGAGCCTTCGGTTTTGTCTGGAAGGCAAAAAGGCGCTGTGATGGACAAGAA GTGGTTGTGAAGTTCATTAGCAAGGCCAGGATTGTGAGTGACTGCTGGGTAGATGACCCCATGCTGGGACGAGTCAGCCAGGAGATTGCCATACTGACACGAGTGCAGCACCACAACATAGTCAGG GTGCTGGAGGTGTTTGAGAATGGGAGTTACttccagatggtgatggagaaaCATGGTGACGGCTTGGATCTTTTTGAGTTCATAGACATGCAGCCAAGGCTGGATGAACCCCTGGCCAGCTACATCTTTAGACAG CTGGTGGCTGCCGTCTTCTATCTGAGGACTAAGAACATCCTTCACAGGGACATAAAAGATGAGAACATCATCATCGACAAGTGTTTCCACATTCGCCTGATAGACTTCGGCTCTGCTGCCTTGATGGCTCCCAGAAAGCTCTTCTACAATTTCTGTGGCACACTGGAGTACTGCTCACCAGAGGTGCTTCAGGGAAATCC CTATGAGGGTCCAGAACTGGAGATGTGGTCTCTTGGTGTGTTGCTCTACACTCTGCTATTCAGTGAGAACCCTTTCTGTGGTGTGGGGGAGATCCTGGAGGCCAAACTGAAGCCCCCATTCCCCCTCTCTCACG ACCTGCATGGTGTGTTATGTGGGCTGCTGCACCCTGACCCTGCTCAGAGAATGACTCtggaccagctgctgctgaagcccTGGATCAGCCAGGCCATTACCCTGGCAGAGTACAGCTGGACAGAGGTGGTCCCCACAACTCAGAGCCACT GCTCACCACAGTACCAGGAGTCAAGTCCTCAAGTGTACGTCAGGCAAGGTTTGTTCCCGGATCAGCATGATGAGACTCTTCCtactgatgaggaggaggaagatgaggatgacaGGTTGTCAATGGTGGCCTTGGAAACAGAGCTTCAGAAGTACCTCTGTGAGGATTAA
- the mterf4 gene encoding transcription termination factor 4, mitochondrial isoform X1 codes for MGTRVAARQVLQWVVTNATSSVFSPLQFGRCHLQPLCIGCRSMCSSTSQSTLHSTHHSHELSRLSGTPDTGLSVCSLVEMGFTDTQAEQIYEDVSKIRGGSAATHALSTLTALFVLGLNPSSVLKLLNKCPELYTVKESQIQQRIANLRKLGLGEGSLQRVVAHYPQILTVPVKTIKNTVLFLREKCLFTVQQVTDILRESPAIVVENMGQLEYKFQYIYFRMGVKQAEMVKSRLFRFTLDEVRQRHCFLERRGLYQTPDKKGQTSIVNPKLDSILNINQETFLTEVAQASEEEYDVFKRLMTREWQEEEQGSIEADSDEDDEDAEEEDEEDEETGGKSGYRKRRKK; via the exons ATGGGTACCCGAGTTGCTGCACGCCAG GTTCTTCAGTGGGTTGTAACAAACGCCACCTCCTCTGTATTCAGTCCTCTTCAGTTTGGGAGATGCCACCTCCAGCCTCTGTGCATCGGGTGCCGATCAATGTGTTCTTCTACCAGCCAGAGTACTCTGCATTCAACACATCACAGCCATGAACTCAGTCGTCTGTCCGGGACGCCTGACACAGGGCTGTCCGTGTGCTCTTTGGTGGAAATGGGATTTACAGACACCCAGGCTGAGCAGATCTATGAGGACGTATCCAAAATCAGAGGAGGAAGCGCTGCCACACATGCTCTATCAACTCTCACAGCTCTGTTTGTCTTGGGCCTGAATCCTTCCAGTGTGCTGAAACTGCTGAACAAGTGTCCTGAACTTTACACTGTCAAGGAATCGCAGATTCAGCAGCGCATAGCCAACCTGCGGAAACTAGGTTTAGGTGAAG GCAGTCTTCAGAGAGTGGTGGCCCATTACCCCCAGATCCTGACTGTGCCTGTGAAGAccataaaaaacacagtgcTGTTCCTCCGGGAGAAGTGCCTGTTTACCGTCCAGCAGGTCACAGACATCCTCAGAGAAAGTCCGGCCATAGTGGTGGAAAACATGGGTCAGCTGGAGTACAAGTTTCAG TACATCTACTTCCGAATGGGCGTCAAACAGGCAGAGATGGTGAAGTCCAGGTTGTTCCGTTTCACTCTGGATGAGGTGCGCCAGCGACACTGTTTTCTGGAGCGCAGAGGTCTGTATCAGACGCCAGACAAGAAAGGACAGACGAGCATCGTCAACCCCAAACTGGACAGCATCCTCAACATCAACCAGGAAACCTTCCTCACAGAAGTTGCCCAGGCGTCAGAGGAGGAGTATGATGTATTTAAGAGACTGATGACTAGAGAAtggcaggaagaggagcagggcaGCATTGAAGCTGAtagtgatgaggatgatgaggatgcggaagaggaggatgaagaagatgaggagacTGGAGGAAAAAGTGGatacaggaagaggaggaagaaatga